In Fibrobacter sp. UWH4, a single genomic region encodes these proteins:
- a CDS encoding TIGR02147 family protein, with amino-acid sequence MKPIIEYTDFRKFMRDYYEERKRCSAFSWREFSKIAGFSSPSYMKVVCDGKSKLSRIGVERTGAAMGLAGFEMDYFRAMVKFGQAEVEAKKVAAYEEMLSIAKMYKVRVLEGDLFEFYDTWRNPVLRELAPLMPGATPGELAKMCYPEVSAQEVHESLAFLTKAGLLKKSEGKLVQSETSVKGSNDATRLAMRGMHRMMSQLATPALELPVEERNFSGVTMGLSRESYSKIENLLDEFRRKIIAVAAEEKNVEQVYRLNLQLFPLTKNVKERENEND; translated from the coding sequence ATGAAACCGATTATCGAATATACCGACTTCCGCAAGTTCATGCGAGACTACTACGAAGAACGCAAGCGCTGCTCCGCGTTCTCGTGGCGTGAATTCTCGAAAATCGCCGGGTTCAGTTCGCCCTCGTACATGAAAGTTGTGTGCGATGGCAAAAGCAAGCTGAGCCGTATCGGCGTAGAACGCACGGGTGCGGCTATGGGACTTGCTGGTTTCGAAATGGATTATTTCAGGGCGATGGTCAAGTTCGGCCAGGCCGAAGTCGAAGCGAAAAAGGTCGCCGCCTACGAAGAAATGCTTTCGATCGCAAAGATGTACAAGGTGCGCGTCTTGGAAGGGGACTTGTTTGAGTTCTACGATACCTGGCGTAATCCGGTGCTCCGTGAACTTGCCCCTCTAATGCCGGGGGCGACTCCGGGCGAACTCGCCAAGATGTGCTACCCGGAAGTGTCTGCCCAGGAGGTCCACGAATCGCTCGCGTTTCTGACGAAAGCGGGGCTCCTGAAGAAATCGGAGGGAAAACTAGTTCAGTCCGAAACGTCCGTGAAAGGCTCGAACGATGCCACGAGACTTGCCATGCGGGGCATGCACCGCATGATGTCGCAACTCGCGACGCCGGCGCTGGAGCTCCCTGTAGAAGAGCGCAATTTCAGTGGCGTTACCATGGGGCTTTCTCGTGAGTCTTATTCCAAGATCGAAAACTTGTTGGATGAATTCCGTCGCAAGATTATCGCCGTTGCCGCCGAAGAGAAAAATGTTGAACAGGTGTACCGTTT